The following coding sequences are from one Vicugna pacos chromosome 11, VicPac4, whole genome shotgun sequence window:
- the LOC140699290 gene encoding annexin A8, producing MAWWKAWIEQEGVSVKGSPHFNPNPDAETLYKAMKGIGTNEQAIIDVLTKRSNAQRQEIAKSFKAQFGKDLTETLKSELSGKFERLIIALMYPPYRYEAKELYDAMKGLGTKEGVIIEILASRTKNQLREIMKAYEEDYGSSLEEDIQADTSGYLERILVCLLQGSRDDLSGFVDPGLALQDAQDLYAAGEKICGTDEMKFITILCTRSATHLMRVFEEYEKIANKSIEDSIKSETHGSLEEAMLTVVKCTRNLHSYFAERLYYAMKGAGTRDGTLIRNIVSRSEIDLNLIKRQFNKMYGKTLSSMIMEDTSGDYKNALLNLVGNDL from the exons ATGGCCTGGTGGAAAGCCTGG ATTGAACAGGAGGGTGTCTCGGTGAAGGGCAGCCCCCACTTCAACCCAAACCCCGATGCAGAGACCCTCTACAAAGCCATGAAGGGGATCG GCACCAACGAGCAGGCCATCATCGACGTGCTCACGAAGAGAAGCAACGCGCAGCGGCAGGAGATCGCCAAGTCCTTCAAGGCTCAGTTTGGCAAG GACCTCACCGAGACCCTGAAGTCGGAGCTCAGCGGCAAGTTCGAGAGGCTCATCATAGCCCTCATGTACCCTCCATACAGATACGAAGCCAAGGAGCTGTACGACGCCATGAAG GGCTTAGGAACCAAAGAGGGCGTCATCATCGAAATCCTGGCCTCTCGGACCAAGAACCAGCTGCGGGAGATAATGAAGGCGTATGAGGAAG ACTATGGGTCCAGCCTGGAGGAAGACATCCAAGCAGACACCAGTGGCTACCTGGAGAGGATCCTGGTGTGCCTCCTGCAG GGCAGCAGGGATGACTTGAGCGGCTTCGTGGACCCAGGACTGGCCCTCCAAGATGCACAG GATCTGTACGCAGCCGGGGAGAAGATTTGCGGGACTGATGAGATGAAATTCATCACCATCCTGTGCACACGCAGTGCCACACACCTGATGAGAG TGTTTGAGGAGTATGAGAAAATCGCCAACAAGAGCATTGAGGACAGCATCAAGAGTGAGACCCACGGCTCGCTGGAGGAGGCCATGCTCACAGTGG TTAAATGCACCCGGAACCTCCACAGTTACTTTGCGGAGCGACTTTACTACGCCATGAAG GGAGCAGGGACTCGGGATGGGACCCTGATAAGAAACATCGTTTCAAGGAGTGAGATTGACTTAAATCTCATCAAGCGTCAATTCAACAAGATGTACGGCAAGACCCTCAGCAGCATGATCATG gaaGACACCAGTGGCGACTACAAGAACGCCCTGCTGAACCTGGTGGGCAACGACCTCTGA